In the genome of Meles meles chromosome 4, mMelMel3.1 paternal haplotype, whole genome shotgun sequence, one region contains:
- the LOC123940009 gene encoding LOW QUALITY PROTEIN: immediate early response gene 2 protein-like (The sequence of the model RefSeq protein was modified relative to this genomic sequence to represent the inferred CDS: deleted 2 bases in 1 codon), with amino-acid sequence MALAKWDGPDPRPGHEPLPASSAVHVQGPVPRSFHATSPPTTLEQTVPFSASKEPQSERNLPAATEVSPIIGRPAARHVRGGRSDTTPPSTLLQEISPTLEPPGGRIVSAHFPGGCDMPRTRKGPQPHVLHKSGSKVEAHEPEVPLPPVCSPDPRQNQSWEAEAVTEEAPPDSEQPSPEPMDTREAPPAEETPARCAPCPAKVSRKRRNSSLSDGRDVGLVPSKKARLEEEGEGASAEVPDRLQPPPEQAKGAFLNLAHVLQRRFSGLLNCSPAAPPPAPPACEATPACRPADSMLNMLVRAMVAF; translated from the exons ATGGCGCTGGCCAAATGGGACGGGCCTGACCCGAGGCCCGGGCATGAACCCTTGCCTGCTTCCTCAGCCGTCCAtgtccagggtcctgtccctcggAGCTTCCACGCCACGAGTCCTCCTACCACTCTGGAGCAAACGGTGCCTTTCAGCGCTTCCAAAGAGCCTCAGAGTGAGAGAAACCTTCCTGCCGCCACTGAGGTCAGCCCCATCATTGGGCGCCCAGCCGCCCGACATGTCCGAGGTGGACGCTCAGAcacaacccctccctcaactctgctccagGAGATCTCCCCCACCCTGGAGCCCCCAGGTGGGCGCATCGTCTCGGCGCATTTTCcaggtggctgcgacatgccccgaaccAGAAAGGGCCCTCAGCCACA tgttctgcacaaatcgggatccaAGGTGGAAGCCCACGAGCCCGAGGTGCCCTTGCCGCCCGTCTGCTCCCCTGATCCTCGCCAGAACCAGTCGTGGGAAGCGGAAGCTGTAACCGAGGAAGCGCCCCCCGACAGTGAGCAGCCCTCCCCGGAGCCCATGGACACGCGGGAAGCACCACCAGCGGAGGAGACCCCGGCCCGCTGTGCCCCATGCCCCGCCAAAGTCAGCCGAAAGCGGCGAAACAGCAGTCTGAGTGACGGCAGGGACGTCGGACTGGTCCCAAGCAAGAAAGCCCGtctagaagaagagggagaaggagcctctgCAGAGGTCCCTGATCGCCTGCAGCCACCTCCCGAGCAAGCCAAGGGCGCCTTCCTGAACCTGGCACACGTCCTCCAGAGGCGCTTCTCTGGCCTTCTGAACTGCAGCCCCGCTGCC CCCCCGCCAGCGCCGCCAGCGTGTGAGGCAACGCCAGCCTGCCGCCCCGCGGACAGCATGCTGAACATGCTCGTGCGGGCCATGGTGGCCTTCTGA